The following coding sequences lie in one SAR324 cluster bacterium genomic window:
- a CDS encoding ribbon-helix-helix domain-containing protein codes for MKTFKEILKEELDDYQPMDSEETTDDDEPENSELDDFRFREIESDEEDTSIYLIIKTSTRECFIYSPEKNLLTPTGTELFKDVFLVEEKMNLFKPVSENGLIQILIETQFLSKSQKKRILLNEPKKVKRSLYLDKILYEKLDKVSRKTGKMKSRMIQESLIDYLKKIS; via the coding sequence ATGAAAACTTTTAAGGAAATTCTAAAAGAAGAACTGGATGACTACCAACCAATGGATTCTGAAGAAACAACTGATGATGATGAACCGGAAAATTCTGAGCTGGATGATTTCAGATTCCGTGAAATCGAATCGGATGAAGAAGATACGTCTATCTACCTGATCATTAAAACATCTACCAGAGAGTGTTTTATCTACTCACCTGAAAAAAATTTATTAACACCGACGGGAACAGAACTTTTTAAAGATGTTTTTTTGGTGGAAGAAAAAATGAACCTTTTTAAACCGGTATCAGAAAACGGTCTGATTCAGATTTTAATAGAAACTCAATTTTTATCAAAATCTCAAAAGAAAAGGATTTTACTGAACGAACCGAAAAAGGTTAAAAGGAGTTTATACCTGGATAAAATACTCTACGAAAAGTTAGATAAAGTCTCACGTAAAACCGGAAAAATGAAGTCAAGGATGATCCAGGAGTCACTAATAGATTATCTAAAGAAAATATCATAA
- a CDS encoding tyrosine-type recombinase/integrase, giving the protein MKKRGLTENEIKKLEIYIRGTGSLRDLVIFRLSLDTMLRVGDVLTLKVKDVFFSDEVKETFKVKMMKTENSVTCSLSEKTREILKKHILENHLSNDDFLFQGRKKTGKSISKVQWHRILKSFVDAVGIDENEIATHSLRKSLPTIIYKKTGNLKVCQNLLGHKSISNTSLYIGVDEKESLDIKKSLNII; this is encoded by the coding sequence ATGAAAAAACGGGGTTTAACTGAAAATGAAATAAAAAAATTGGAGATCTATATTAGGGGAACCGGATCTCTAAGAGATTTGGTAATTTTCCGATTATCATTAGATACGATGTTACGGGTCGGTGATGTTTTAACTTTAAAAGTTAAAGATGTGTTTTTTAGTGATGAAGTGAAAGAAACCTTTAAGGTGAAGATGATGAAAACGGAAAATTCCGTCACGTGTTCATTATCAGAAAAAACCCGTGAAATTCTGAAAAAACACATTCTGGAAAATCATTTATCAAATGATGATTTTTTATTTCAAGGACGAAAGAAAACCGGAAAATCTATATCAAAGGTTCAATGGCACAGAATCCTGAAAAGTTTTGTTGATGCGGTTGGAATTGACGAAAATGAAATTGCGACTCACTCTCTGAGAAAATCTCTACCGACAATAATATATAAAAAAACCGGAAATTTAAAAGTTTGTCAAAATCTACTCGGTCATAAGTCTATTTCAAACACGTCATTGTATATTGGAGTTGATGAAAAAGAGTCATTGGACATCAAAAAATCATTAAATATTATCTAA